The Acidobacteriota bacterium genome has a window encoding:
- a CDS encoding ferredoxin family protein, whose protein sequence is MPFVITDPCIGTKDTACVDVCPVDCIHPKKDEPEFEAAAMLYIHPEECIDCGACVPACPVAAIYDSHDSTPSSQKDLIPANDIYRLGDAEAMAKAEAIVQAHIDAHPELMAIDPKDRQAAHT, encoded by the coding sequence ATGCCGTTTGTGATCACCGACCCGTGCATTGGCACGAAGGACACCGCCTGCGTCGACGTCTGCCCCGTCGACTGCATTCATCCCAAGAAGGACGAGCCGGAGTTCGAAGCCGCGGCGATGCTCTACATCCACCCGGAGGAGTGCATCGACTGCGGCGCGTGCGTGCCGGCCTGCCCGGTGGCGGCGATCTACGACAGCCACGACTCGACGCCGTCGAGCCAGAAGGACCTGATTCCCGCCAACGACATCTACCGGCTCGGCGACGCCGAGGCCATGGCGAAGGCCGAGGCCATCGTCCAGGCGCACATCGACGCTCACCCGGAGCTGATGGCCATCGACCCGAAGGACCGGCAGGCGGCCCACACGTAG
- a CDS encoding O-acetyl-ADP-ribose deacetylase, protein MIEVVRGDITRLAVDAIVNAANERLLGGGGVDGAIHRAAGPELLEACRAIGGCPTGEARITPGFELPARWVIHTVGPVWAGGARGEPELLARCYRNAFALALEHGVRSLAFPAISTGVYGYPKTEAASIAVGAMRAFDERFERIVACCFDEADAALYRRVLAEGPAPNGVRS, encoded by the coding sequence ATGATCGAGGTCGTGCGCGGCGACATCACCCGCCTCGCGGTCGACGCCATCGTGAACGCGGCCAACGAACGTCTGCTCGGCGGCGGCGGCGTCGATGGAGCGATCCACCGCGCGGCGGGGCCCGAGCTGCTCGAGGCCTGCCGGGCGATCGGCGGCTGCCCGACGGGCGAAGCCCGTATCACGCCAGGCTTCGAGCTACCCGCCCGCTGGGTCATTCACACCGTCGGCCCCGTCTGGGCCGGCGGCGCGCGCGGCGAGCCCGAACTGCTGGCCCGCTGTTACCGGAACGCCTTCGCGCTCGCGCTCGAGCACGGCGTGCGCAGCCTGGCCTTCCCCGCCATCAGTACGGGGGTGTACGGGTATCCCAAGACGGAGGCCGCGAGCATCGCCGTCGGCGCGATGCGGGCTTTCGACGAGCGCTTCGAGCGGATCGTCGCTTGCTGCTTCGACGAGGCCGATGCGGCGCTCTACCGGAGGGTGCTCGCCGAGGGGCCAGCGCCGAACGGGGTCAGGTCGTGA
- a CDS encoding hemerythrin domain-containing protein gives MQLIDELRAEHDLIERVVGSLRTFASLRVRGEADAADGPRFLGFFVHYAGHFHHAREEDTLFVSLAREAELPADRGPIAVLLGDHRRMAGLLESMTPLLTNPAALDAGDAARLQALATEYAHALWHHIDAENSVLLPESEMRLRRHGVRELPSRPMTDAEAEAYAWGGELVARYPPASDADAMRGDGCVMCPAMLSDCRGLEHEWWNESEWDEFEDHLPSG, from the coding sequence GTGCAGCTCATCGACGAACTCCGCGCCGAACACGACCTGATCGAACGCGTCGTCGGATCGCTTCGCACCTTCGCGTCGCTCCGGGTACGCGGCGAGGCGGATGCCGCCGACGGCCCGCGGTTCCTGGGGTTCTTCGTCCACTACGCCGGGCATTTCCACCACGCGCGCGAGGAGGACACGCTGTTTGTGTCGCTCGCGCGTGAGGCGGAACTGCCGGCCGACCGGGGCCCCATCGCGGTGCTGCTCGGCGACCACCGGCGCATGGCCGGGCTGCTCGAGTCGATGACGCCGCTGCTCACGAACCCGGCGGCGCTCGACGCCGGGGACGCGGCGCGGCTGCAGGCGCTCGCGACCGAGTACGCGCACGCCCTGTGGCACCACATCGATGCCGAGAACTCGGTGCTGCTCCCCGAGAGCGAGATGCGCCTGCGGCGGCACGGCGTCCGCGAGCTGCCGTCGCGGCCGATGACCGACGCAGAGGCGGAGGCGTACGCCTGGGGCGGGGAGCTCGTGGCCCGCTACCCCCCGGCGAGCGACGCCGACGCCATGCGGGGCGACGGCTGCGTCATGTGCCCGGCCATGCTCTCCGACTGCCGCGGCCTCGAGCACGAGTGGTGGAACGAGTCGGAGTGGGACGAGTTCGAGGATCACCTGCCCTCTGGGTGA